Proteins found in one Gardnerella vaginalis ATCC 14018 = JCM 11026 genomic segment:
- a CDS encoding HD domain-containing protein — protein sequence MLADLPDFNRIEKLHRATAPSEAAYNLIHCHCVVIATISWMIARRQNQLLAFKQLGSIEDFADKSPASVERIMLCQISKINKDLKNRCDLAKSCLEKLINLDPLSLPQIDGGAAPSDYVDEYAAFAGGLLHDIGTYFVLDKDGSREENSKLEFDGPHYILHGLRGYNYLIDNGFSEDTAQFARNHTGVGLTREQVVSQNLPLPAGDYIPQTIEQEIVMVADKYNSKSIPPRFLTVDTYRCKAERFGEENAKRWMFLVNKYGRVSVCKLADFFGLKVD from the coding sequence ATGCTTGCAGATTTGCCTGATTTTAATAGGATCGAAAAGTTGCATCGCGCTACTGCGCCAAGTGAAGCTGCGTACAATTTGATTCACTGCCATTGTGTTGTTATTGCTACGATTTCTTGGATGATCGCAAGACGTCAAAATCAGTTGTTGGCTTTTAAGCAGCTTGGTAGTATTGAGGATTTTGCGGATAAGTCGCCAGCATCCGTCGAACGGATTATGCTTTGTCAAATATCTAAAATCAATAAAGACTTAAAAAATAGATGTGATTTAGCAAAGTCGTGTCTTGAAAAATTAATAAATTTAGATCCGTTATCTCTTCCTCAAATCGATGGAGGTGCGGCTCCAAGTGATTATGTAGACGAATATGCTGCATTTGCTGGAGGATTGTTGCACGATATCGGAACTTATTTTGTTTTAGATAAAGACGGTTCGCGCGAAGAGAACAGTAAGTTGGAGTTTGACGGTCCTCATTATATTTTGCACGGCTTGCGCGGCTACAACTATTTGATTGATAACGGTTTTAGCGAAGATACTGCGCAATTTGCGCGTAATCATACTGGTGTAGGGCTGACTCGCGAGCAAGTTGTTTCTCAGAATTTACCGCTTCCAGCTGGCGACTATATTCCGCAAACTATTGAACAAGAAATTGTGATGGTCGCAGATAAATACAACAGTAAGTCGATTCCGCCGCGATTTTTAACAGTTGATACATATAGATGTAAAGCTGAACGATTTGGCGAAGAAAATGCAAAACGATGGATGTTCTTGGTTAATAAGTATGGCAGAGTGAGTGTTTGCAAGCTTGCAGATTTCTTTGGGCTTAAGGTTGATTAG
- a CDS encoding KUP/HAK/KT family potassium transporter, whose product MTKSRVSALSNDDAKDLRNGAKESEKAAKGVTNPKEAILKAASFTKAPKVSQKTTTREEREALAYQQAKEVKEAEKLADSAVRGPLGRWWAKIQTSSDKFTLGMSIVALGVVYGDIGTSPLYTAQTFLAGQGGLQNISREAVYGMLSLVFWSITLITTVKYVFVAMRTDNKGEGGIFALYSLIRRKGAWLAIPAMIGGAAFLADSVLTPAVSISSAVEGLRTISAFRPIFLENDNLSLMITVVIIVILFSVQQRGTERIGKVFGIVVMIWFGFLALVGIMNIGEDWAIFEALNPIYGLKFLFSSHNVQGMALMGIIFLSTTGAEALYSDMGHVGRGNVYVTWPFIKVALVLNYFGQGSWMLQHQNNKALWSIEGLNPFFQMLSPNLRYVAVVLSVTAGIIASQALITGAFTMVSEATSLNWMPHLQVRYPARTRGQLYIPVVNFVLCLATLTVLAVFKDSEHISGAYGLALTLTMIATTTLLTVHMWYQKKKIAALIFATVFLIIEILFFIASMAKFMHGGWFTMILGATILIVMLTWKDGTKIERSQRLHMKPKDFLPVLDKLHRDFRIPYFADNIVYLTSDKEMKRLDTGIFFSIFADHPKRARAWWAVSVETDDAPFTREYCVENFGTDYLFRVKIKLGFKVSPSIPAYLHQIMHDLSHTGELPQQQSVYPKVDADPDIGPIRYVLLHKALMPESNISLRGALSLKMKYAIRHIAGTPVKWFGLAPYNPVVEVQPLFVSTRRPPRLKREEVASSRAVQSLQGSGIVSDVASDAEQTTIMNARDIVNANVSSDGKSEKSEKSANKETKESKISNTGKIARIDTGQIKAVKK is encoded by the coding sequence ATGACTAAGTCACGCGTTTCAGCGCTATCTAACGATGACGCTAAGGATCTTCGCAACGGGGCGAAGGAGTCTGAGAAGGCTGCTAAGGGAGTAACGAACCCTAAAGAGGCGATCCTAAAAGCCGCTTCTTTTACAAAAGCGCCAAAAGTTTCTCAGAAAACCACCACTCGCGAAGAACGAGAGGCGTTGGCGTATCAGCAGGCTAAAGAAGTTAAAGAGGCTGAAAAGCTTGCGGATAGTGCGGTTAGAGGTCCACTTGGCAGATGGTGGGCAAAGATACAAACCAGCTCAGATAAATTTACTTTAGGTATGTCGATAGTGGCATTGGGCGTTGTTTATGGAGATATTGGAACTTCTCCTTTGTACACTGCTCAAACATTCTTAGCTGGTCAAGGCGGATTGCAAAACATTAGTCGCGAAGCCGTTTACGGAATGTTATCCCTAGTGTTTTGGTCAATCACGCTGATCACAACCGTAAAATACGTGTTTGTAGCTATGCGCACAGACAACAAAGGCGAAGGTGGAATTTTTGCACTCTATTCGCTTATTAGGCGAAAAGGCGCGTGGCTTGCGATTCCAGCAATGATTGGCGGTGCTGCGTTCCTTGCGGATTCTGTTCTAACTCCAGCAGTTTCAATATCTTCTGCAGTTGAAGGTCTGCGAACTATATCTGCGTTTAGGCCTATTTTCTTAGAAAACGACAATCTATCTTTAATGATTACCGTGGTTATTATTGTGATTCTGTTTTCGGTTCAACAGCGAGGAACTGAAAGAATAGGCAAAGTTTTCGGCATAGTAGTTATGATATGGTTCGGATTCCTAGCGCTTGTTGGAATCATGAATATTGGAGAAGATTGGGCAATTTTTGAAGCTTTGAACCCAATTTACGGCTTGAAGTTTTTGTTTAGTTCGCACAATGTGCAAGGAATGGCGTTAATGGGCATCATATTCCTTTCCACAACAGGTGCGGAAGCCTTGTATTCTGATATGGGTCATGTTGGGCGTGGAAACGTTTACGTTACGTGGCCATTTATTAAAGTTGCTCTTGTTCTAAACTACTTTGGTCAAGGCAGCTGGATGCTACAACATCAAAACAATAAAGCATTATGGTCTATAGAAGGCTTAAATCCTTTCTTCCAGATGCTCAGCCCGAATTTACGTTATGTAGCAGTTGTGCTTTCTGTAACAGCAGGCATTATTGCATCACAGGCTTTGATTACTGGTGCATTCACTATGGTTTCAGAAGCTACAAGCCTTAATTGGATGCCTCATCTCCAGGTGCGTTACCCTGCGCGTACTCGTGGTCAGCTTTATATTCCAGTTGTTAATTTTGTGCTTTGTCTTGCAACTCTTACGGTTTTAGCTGTGTTTAAAGATTCAGAGCATATTTCGGGAGCATATGGTCTTGCACTTACGCTTACCATGATTGCTACAACAACACTTCTTACTGTTCACATGTGGTATCAAAAGAAGAAGATTGCTGCTTTAATTTTTGCCACTGTGTTCTTGATTATCGAGATTTTGTTCTTTATAGCATCTATGGCAAAATTCATGCATGGTGGTTGGTTTACCATGATTCTTGGGGCTACGATTCTTATCGTTATGCTCACTTGGAAGGATGGCACTAAGATTGAGCGTTCTCAACGCTTGCACATGAAGCCTAAGGATTTTCTGCCTGTGCTAGATAAGCTTCATCGTGATTTCCGTATTCCTTATTTTGCGGATAACATTGTTTATTTGACTTCCGATAAGGAAATGAAGCGTTTGGATACTGGAATCTTCTTCTCTATTTTTGCGGATCATCCTAAGCGTGCGCGCGCGTGGTGGGCTGTGTCAGTGGAAACGGATGATGCTCCGTTTACTCGCGAATATTGCGTGGAGAATTTTGGTACGGACTATTTGTTCCGCGTTAAGATCAAACTTGGGTTTAAGGTTTCTCCTTCGATTCCTGCGTATTTGCATCAGATTATGCACGATTTGTCGCATACTGGCGAGCTTCCGCAACAGCAATCTGTGTACCCTAAGGTTGATGCGGATCCAGATATTGGTCCAATTCGTTACGTGCTTTTACATAAGGCTTTGATGCCTGAGTCGAATATTTCTTTGCGTGGTGCGTTATCGCTAAAAATGAAGTATGCGATTCGTCATATTGCTGGTACGCCTGTTAAGTGGTTTGGATTAGCTCCGTATAATCCTGTTGTAGAAGTTCAGCCGTTGTTTGTTTCCACTCGTAGACCTCCTCGTTTAAAGAGAGAAGAAGTTGCTTCTTCTAGAGCAGTTCAGTCTTTGCAAGGTTCAGGAATTGTGTCTGATGTTGCGTCGGATGCTGAACAAACAACTATTATGAACGCTAGAGATATTGTTAATGCAAATGTTTCTAGCGATGGCAAGTCTGAGAAGTCTGAAAAGTCTGCAAATAAGGAGACTAAGGAATCTAAAATATCTAACACTGGCAAAATCGCTAGAATAGATACTGGTCAGATTAAAGCAGTTAAAAAGTGA
- a CDS encoding choice-of-anchor M domain-containing protein encodes MTQVIKNMVKRAFAMCGVVVLAFAVLVSGFSAANPAYADEEQTIYKYDASAKDVLANGHMDIFYPFMHNGKLIMGFEANSMLYKPENVTMKVGQSSYSTQDFDNYKNKLPFDASQGYWLLDESGNKQDKELFPGWDTSITSKAVGSENPDGASADIVIQKVTAPKGAKVLIWQSAKNKDKESIAKSFEYQDKDDEKEEGSRFELPGVIHQSQVTHQHTNWVFTQPGTYTLEAYAVIKNKTTKETKTTNTAKYTFIVEASHNHTVSSESVVKERGKAEIPVLDANTKDDNPSENSDCADGNLCILGIRNTGSHPHYHSYEPGGGLNLYTYREGFKKDIEDGKIRRPSYEWCINRADEQENTFASCFLGERLKLPAEPAMNGMKVRVILTGEGIGAFDRDRAFGTIVVEDHGADGRPVVQAYGKSKVNLGEKVHLKAKLFSPRVPTVKGEASDPEEPATSIVKKYKWMIKKDGEKEFKNIEGSADGSTCELTIDESMQDAVVRAYLVLDDGTLYRNAGFDDFCDWNVNIKNLDKKDHAQPENSKDSKNKKNNKNKNNNKTKNKKNKKNKKNRKKNKNHKSNGNDESDSQNEIEDGNQNEESNNTGESKEKNNNKESESDNKDSKKNKKKNDKDKDKKKNKNKSDESEDDSNSSESSNSHNSSESSDSDNNSFKQSATTPLVARANTNNVFTNASGSFTKSSSKGLGGLSNGISSSKHSKKMKKVKLLSKKSKKSNKTKAASYNSDDENIEDSEVLEDSEEEQEAKSHKTKWVAAAVGTASVSLCAVTGAGAFLMRPRMKLL; translated from the coding sequence ATGACTCAGGTCATTAAGAATATGGTAAAACGCGCGTTTGCAATGTGTGGCGTTGTGGTGCTTGCGTTTGCGGTGCTGGTATCGGGGTTCAGTGCTGCAAATCCTGCGTATGCGGATGAAGAACAAACTATCTATAAGTATGATGCAAGTGCAAAAGATGTGCTGGCAAACGGTCATATGGACATCTTCTATCCATTTATGCATAATGGCAAGCTCATAATGGGTTTTGAAGCCAACTCTATGCTATACAAGCCTGAAAATGTAACAATGAAGGTTGGTCAATCATCATACAGTACGCAAGATTTTGATAATTACAAAAACAAGTTACCATTCGATGCTTCACAAGGTTATTGGCTTTTAGACGAATCTGGTAATAAACAAGATAAAGAGCTATTCCCAGGGTGGGATACTTCCATTACTTCTAAAGCAGTTGGATCGGAAAATCCAGATGGCGCATCAGCAGATATTGTTATACAAAAAGTAACAGCTCCTAAAGGTGCAAAAGTATTAATATGGCAGTCTGCAAAAAATAAGGATAAAGAATCCATAGCAAAATCATTTGAATATCAAGATAAAGATGATGAAAAAGAGGAAGGCAGCCGATTCGAGCTTCCAGGAGTGATTCATCAATCTCAAGTTACACATCAACATACAAACTGGGTATTCACTCAGCCTGGAACTTATACATTAGAAGCGTACGCTGTTATTAAAAATAAGACGACGAAAGAAACTAAAACCACTAATACTGCCAAATATACTTTTATTGTTGAAGCAAGCCATAATCATACCGTGTCATCTGAGTCTGTTGTTAAAGAACGCGGAAAAGCGGAAATTCCAGTTTTGGATGCAAACACTAAAGACGATAATCCTTCTGAAAACTCTGACTGTGCTGATGGCAATCTGTGCATACTAGGGATTCGCAATACAGGTAGCCACCCACATTATCATTCCTATGAGCCAGGCGGTGGATTGAATCTTTACACGTATCGTGAAGGATTCAAAAAAGATATTGAAGATGGAAAAATAAGGCGACCATCATACGAATGGTGTATAAACAGGGCTGACGAACAAGAAAACACGTTTGCATCATGCTTCTTAGGTGAAAGGCTAAAGCTGCCAGCAGAACCTGCGATGAACGGAATGAAAGTTCGCGTGATTCTAACAGGTGAAGGAATCGGAGCTTTCGATAGAGATAGAGCTTTCGGAACAATAGTCGTAGAAGATCATGGCGCTGACGGACGCCCAGTAGTACAAGCATACGGAAAGTCCAAAGTCAATTTAGGAGAAAAAGTTCATCTAAAAGCTAAACTGTTCTCCCCACGAGTTCCTACTGTAAAAGGTGAAGCGTCTGATCCAGAAGAGCCAGCTACATCCATAGTAAAAAAATACAAGTGGATGATTAAAAAAGATGGCGAAAAAGAGTTTAAAAATATTGAAGGTTCTGCCGATGGAAGCACATGCGAATTAACAATTGATGAAAGCATGCAGGATGCTGTCGTTCGCGCTTATCTTGTGCTAGACGACGGAACGTTATATAGGAACGCAGGTTTCGATGATTTTTGCGATTGGAATGTCAATATAAAGAATTTAGACAAAAAAGATCATGCGCAACCTGAAAACTCAAAAGATTCTAAGAATAAGAAGAACAACAAGAATAAAAACAACAATAAAACAAAGAATAAGAAGAATAAGAAAAATAAGAAGAATCGTAAAAAGAATAAGAACCATAAGTCTAATGGAAACGATGAATCTGATAGTCAGAATGAGATAGAAGACGGCAATCAGAACGAAGAATCCAATAACACAGGTGAATCAAAGGAAAAGAATAACAACAAGGAATCAGAGTCAGATAATAAAGATTCTAAGAAGAACAAAAAGAAAAACGATAAGGATAAAGATAAAAAGAAGAATAAGAATAAGTCAGATGAAAGCGAAGATGATTCCAATTCGTCTGAGTCTTCCAATTCGCATAACTCTTCCGAATCGTCAGACTCTGACAATAACAGTTTTAAGCAATCCGCAACCACTCCGTTAGTTGCAAGAGCTAATACTAATAATGTATTTACAAATGCTAGTGGAAGCTTCACAAAATCTTCTTCTAAAGGATTAGGCGGATTGTCAAATGGTATTTCTTCCTCAAAACATTCTAAGAAGATGAAAAAAGTGAAACTGCTTAGTAAAAAAAGCAAAAAGTCAAATAAGACTAAAGCTGCTTCATACAATTCTGATGATGAAAACATTGAGGATTCAGAAGTACTAGAAGATTCAGAAGAAGAACAAGAAGCAAAAAGTCACAAAACAAAATGGGTAGCTGCTGCTGTAGGAACTGCAAGCGTGAGCTTATGTGCTGTAACAGGAGCTGGGGCTTTCTTGATGAGACCACGTATGAAGTTGTTGTAG
- a CDS encoding cysteine hydrolase family protein → MKKALINIDYTNDFVASDGSLTVGEPAQKLEKRITEISQEFLDAGEFVVFAIDTHHLNDPYHPETKLFPPHNIAGTHGQKLYGMLGNFYEANKDKSNVYYIHKTRYSSFNGTDLLIKLRERHIEELYLVGVCTDICVLHTAVDAYNLGFKIVVHKDAVASFDPQGHEWALRHFKTCLNADIVEG, encoded by the coding sequence ATGAAAAAGGCTCTTATTAACATTGATTATACGAATGATTTCGTTGCAAGTGATGGCTCGCTTACAGTAGGAGAGCCTGCACAAAAGCTCGAGAAGCGAATTACAGAGATATCGCAAGAATTTCTAGACGCTGGAGAATTCGTTGTTTTTGCAATCGATACGCATCATCTAAACGATCCGTATCATCCTGAAACTAAGCTTTTCCCACCTCACAATATTGCTGGAACACACGGTCAGAAACTGTATGGCATGCTTGGCAATTTTTATGAGGCAAATAAAGATAAAAGCAACGTTTATTACATTCATAAGACGCGCTACTCGTCGTTCAATGGCACTGATTTGCTGATTAAGCTTCGCGAACGTCATATTGAGGAGCTGTATTTGGTAGGCGTTTGCACAGATATTTGCGTGCTTCACACGGCTGTCGATGCGTATAATCTTGGATTCAAGATTGTGGTTCACAAAGATGCAGTCGCAAGCTTTGATCCTCAAGGTCACGAGTGGGCTTTGCGCCACTTTAAGACTTGTCTTAATGCAGATATTGTAGAAGGCTAA
- a CDS encoding GntP family permease: MSGLILAAILGIALIVVLIAVVKVHPFLSLMIGSIATAIIAGVPYDKSLTSFTNGVGSTASGVGLLIALGGIIGILLTRSGGADVICDTILKKAPEHKLPWAMALSAFIVGIPLFFEVGVVILIPIILLVARRTKMPVIALGIPALAGLSALHAFVPPHPGPLVAIDALHANLGLTLAFGLIIAIPTVAIAGPLMVHWMVKMVPIQAKQDEDNKKEDKPQNRPTFAEASSVILLPVILMLAASVVDITGQSKSTFGSVIAWIGTPLEALTITTIFAMILFAIRAKWSRDTLNSLVGLSFSSIASILLIVAAGGGFKQTLVDSGIGKVIATGIVQANLNPLLAGWIVAVLIRLATGSATVATVTASGIVAPLAANLNQVQLALLVLAIGAGSIFLSHVNDAGFWLVKEYFGMSVGQTFKTWSLMETVLSVVGLAIIMLVSAVVPVFI; this comes from the coding sequence ATGAGTGGGTTAATTCTTGCGGCAATATTAGGTATAGCGCTTATTGTCGTACTTATTGCAGTGGTAAAAGTACATCCCTTCCTATCGTTAATGATTGGTTCGATTGCAACTGCAATCATTGCAGGAGTTCCATATGATAAAAGTCTTACAAGCTTTACTAATGGAGTTGGTTCCACAGCATCAGGAGTTGGATTACTCATTGCTTTAGGCGGAATTATTGGAATTCTTCTTACGCGTTCTGGTGGAGCAGACGTGATTTGTGACACCATACTTAAGAAAGCTCCAGAACATAAGCTTCCATGGGCTATGGCGCTGAGCGCATTTATTGTTGGAATTCCACTGTTCTTTGAAGTTGGTGTAGTGATACTTATACCAATTATTCTTCTTGTTGCTCGTCGTACAAAAATGCCAGTAATTGCTTTAGGAATACCGGCGCTCGCAGGCTTATCGGCTTTGCATGCTTTTGTACCGCCACATCCTGGACCACTTGTTGCTATTGATGCTTTGCACGCAAACCTTGGATTGACTTTGGCTTTTGGTTTGATTATCGCCATACCAACTGTAGCAATCGCAGGACCTCTAATGGTTCATTGGATGGTAAAAATGGTTCCTATTCAAGCTAAGCAAGACGAAGACAATAAGAAGGAAGATAAGCCACAAAATCGTCCTACATTCGCGGAAGCATCTAGCGTAATTTTACTTCCAGTAATTCTTATGCTTGCAGCCAGTGTTGTTGATATTACGGGGCAATCAAAATCTACATTTGGTAGTGTAATCGCATGGATTGGAACACCACTTGAAGCTCTTACAATCACTACTATTTTTGCGATGATATTATTTGCTATTCGCGCAAAGTGGAGTAGGGATACATTAAATTCTCTGGTAGGCCTTTCGTTCTCCTCAATTGCAAGTATCTTGTTGATCGTTGCTGCTGGAGGTGGATTCAAGCAAACCCTTGTAGATTCTGGAATTGGTAAAGTTATTGCTACGGGCATTGTTCAGGCAAATCTTAATCCTCTTCTTGCTGGATGGATTGTTGCTGTACTAATTAGACTGGCGACTGGATCTGCAACCGTTGCAACCGTAACGGCATCTGGTATTGTTGCACCTTTGGCTGCAAATCTAAATCAAGTACAATTAGCGTTACTCGTACTAGCTATTGGTGCTGGATCAATCTTCTTATCTCATGTAAATGATGCTGGATTCTGGTTGGTTAAAGAATATTTCGGTATGAGCGTAGGACAAACATTTAAAACATGGTCATTAATGGAAACAGTATTGTCTGTTGTTGGACTTGCAATTATTATGCTAGTTTCCGCTGTTGTTCCTGTGTTCATATGA
- the gnd gene encoding phosphogluconate dehydrogenase (NAD(+)-dependent, decarboxylating), whose product MQLGVIGLGRMGGNMVKRLREGGHEVVGYDVSAESNRDVDSLEKLVQRLSSPRIVWVMVPAGSPTDTTIEKLSNLLEDNDLVIDGGNTRYIDDQRHSAELKAKGIHFMDVGVSGGVWGSTRGYALMAGGSDEDYQRMLPIFETLKPEGPDGLVHAGAVGGGHFAKMVHNGIEYGMMQAFGEGFATMMRSELIDDPAKVMSSWRQGSVVQSWLLDLFARAAKDDPTLESMPPVANESGEAKWMVEAALELGVPTPVTACSLWARQVSRGGGDDTLRVVSSLRAQFGGHVTKK is encoded by the coding sequence ATGCAATTAGGTGTTATCGGTTTAGGGCGCATGGGTGGAAACATGGTTAAGCGCTTGCGCGAAGGAGGTCATGAAGTTGTTGGATATGACGTTAGTGCCGAATCAAATCGAGATGTTGATTCTTTAGAAAAATTGGTACAAAGACTTTCTAGTCCGCGTATTGTATGGGTTATGGTTCCAGCTGGTTCTCCTACAGACACAACTATCGAAAAATTAAGCAATCTTCTCGAAGATAATGACCTAGTAATTGATGGAGGCAATACTAGGTATATTGATGATCAACGTCATTCTGCTGAATTAAAAGCAAAGGGAATCCATTTTATGGATGTTGGAGTTTCAGGCGGAGTTTGGGGATCGACTCGTGGATACGCATTGATGGCTGGCGGCTCCGATGAAGATTATCAGAGAATGCTACCAATTTTCGAGACTTTGAAGCCTGAAGGCCCTGACGGACTCGTTCACGCTGGTGCTGTTGGCGGTGGTCATTTTGCCAAGATGGTTCACAATGGAATTGAATACGGGATGATGCAGGCTTTTGGTGAAGGCTTTGCAACAATGATGCGTTCAGAATTAATAGATGATCCAGCTAAGGTTATGTCTTCATGGCGCCAAGGTTCTGTTGTTCAGTCTTGGTTGCTTGACTTATTCGCGCGCGCTGCAAAAGACGATCCAACATTAGAATCTATGCCTCCTGTTGCTAATGAATCTGGTGAAGCAAAGTGGATGGTTGAAGCTGCACTTGAACTTGGTGTTCCAACCCCAGTTACCGCATGCTCATTGTGGGCTCGTCAAGTATCTCGCGGAGGTGGAGATGACACTTTGCGAGTAGTTTCATCGTTGCGCGCGCAGTTTGGTGGCCATGTCACTAAAAAATAG
- a CDS encoding gluconokinase, whose amino-acid sequence MAIHIVVMGVAGCGKSTVSEAIRDQLGYTLAEGDDFHPKANIDKMSAGIALTDEDRWPWLDLINKWMVARESLGENTVVSSSALKRSYREVLSKNLNVYFLHLNGSHELIAQRLKDRKGHFMPPSLLPSQFAILEPLGKEENGTVISIEGSVEDMVHRAIKAVKTYEQSQLQKQS is encoded by the coding sequence ATGGCGATTCACATTGTAGTGATGGGCGTTGCTGGTTGCGGCAAGTCTACTGTTTCTGAGGCAATTCGCGATCAACTTGGTTACACTCTGGCAGAAGGTGATGATTTTCATCCAAAAGCTAATATAGATAAAATGTCCGCAGGAATTGCGCTAACAGATGAAGATCGTTGGCCTTGGTTGGATCTTATTAACAAATGGATGGTTGCGCGTGAAAGTCTTGGAGAAAACACAGTTGTTTCAAGCTCTGCATTAAAACGGTCATATCGCGAAGTTCTTTCTAAAAATCTAAACGTGTACTTCTTGCATTTAAACGGAAGCCATGAGTTAATAGCGCAGAGGCTAAAAGATCGTAAAGGACACTTTATGCCACCATCTTTATTGCCAAGTCAGTTTGCAATTTTGGAGCCTCTAGGTAAAGAAGAAAACGGAACCGTTATATCGATTGAAGGTTCTGTTGAAGATATGGTTCATAGAGCTATCAAAGCAGTGAAAACATATGAACAATCGCAGCTGCAAAAACAATCATAA
- a CDS encoding FadR/GntR family transcriptional regulator → MVSNTTQSQISSDLVTENAPLHLSIADSLADEIVNNKWEPKTNRKLEDIQKQYGISRTVAREATRLLASLGCVQFQRGTGVIACNPENWDDLNTRVITWKLHSPYRENELRALTELRLVVEPAAAAGCALRGDVEIRYKLGVIGHDMVKAVEENRLADFHELDIQFHTLLLANSGNPIFAKLSSIVESVLRGRVELNLYPQKPNKEAILNHKKVTQAIMEGDAAAASAAMHDIVAEVNTALGLAAL, encoded by the coding sequence ATGGTGTCTAATACCACACAAAGTCAAATTTCTAGTGACTTAGTGACCGAAAACGCTCCTTTACATCTATCTATAGCAGATTCTCTCGCAGATGAAATAGTAAATAACAAATGGGAGCCAAAAACTAATCGAAAACTAGAAGATATTCAAAAACAATATGGAATATCTAGAACAGTAGCTCGAGAAGCAACAAGACTATTAGCATCTTTGGGTTGCGTACAATTTCAACGCGGAACAGGCGTAATAGCTTGCAATCCAGAAAATTGGGACGATTTAAATACACGAGTAATCACATGGAAACTACATTCACCATACAGAGAAAATGAACTACGAGCATTAACAGAACTTCGTCTTGTTGTAGAACCTGCCGCAGCAGCTGGGTGTGCATTACGCGGAGATGTAGAAATACGCTATAAATTGGGCGTAATTGGTCACGATATGGTAAAAGCGGTAGAAGAAAATAGACTGGCAGATTTTCATGAATTAGATATCCAGTTCCATACTCTTTTGCTTGCAAATAGCGGTAACCCGATTTTTGCAAAACTTAGTTCAATAGTCGAAAGCGTATTACGCGGCAGAGTTGAGCTAAATCTTTATCCGCAAAAACCAAATAAAGAAGCGATATTAAACCATAAAAAGGTAACGCAGGCAATTATGGAAGGTGACGCAGCTGCAGCAAGCGCTGCTATGCACGATATTGTAGCCGAAGTAAACACTGCACTTGGATTAGCGGCTTTATAG